The genomic segment TGATCATATCAGTACTTTGAATACAGTGGTTTAACACACTGGTTTGTGGGTTATCTGCAGTGCACTGGGAACATGGGTATTCTCTGTGGCTGGGGCATTGCTTGCAATTCCAGTAGGGATACGACGGAAGTCTCTGGCACCCCTGGTATTTTTTGGCACAACTGGTACCATGCTTGATATTATCATGGGAATCAGCCAATGTGAAAGGGAACATGCAGAACGCCAAATGAAGCTTCTGGAAGCTGAAAATGTTGCAACTGAAGGTTCTTTAGTACAGTCAGTGAGTGAGTCATGATAAGTTTGG from the Macadamia integrifolia cultivar HAES 741 unplaced genomic scaffold, SCU_Mint_v3 scaffold2425, whole genome shotgun sequence genome contains:
- the LOC122066511 gene encoding uncharacterized protein LOC122066511, with translation MAGQEPVKQLEDCSVSNALGTWVFSVAGALLAIPVGIRRKSLAPLVFFGTTGTMLDIIMGISQCEREHAERQMKLLEAENVATEGSLVQSVSES